A stretch of the Papaver somniferum cultivar HN1 chromosome 6, ASM357369v1, whole genome shotgun sequence genome encodes the following:
- the LOC113290942 gene encoding DEAD-box ATP-dependent RNA helicase 53, mitochondrial-like, with protein sequence MKLKPYFAQLKVKRIGGPYEILRFEKKEGEEIAVSELHTDGGIAAALAARRINKLFPIQRFLMECVKSGRNILARSRAGTGKTIAFEIPILEKISWRKRQKCLAGAEVDVIVGTPKSVIQMCKMDVVNLNAVQFTVLVETARMLAVAVNDVGVIMEKLPTRCQRIMFSAGILSPNIRKFAKEYFRDLLTIDLVSA encoded by the exons ATGAAGTTGAAACCCTACTTTGCACAACTGAAAGTGAAAAGAATTGGTGGACCGTATGAAATTTTAAG GTTTGAGAAAAAGGAAGGAGAAGAAATTGCTGTCTCAGAGCTACATACTGATGGCGGGATCGCTGCAGCTCTGGCTGCAAGAAGAATTAATAAGCTTTTCCCTATACAA CGATTTCTAATGGAGTGTGTGAAGTCTGGGCGGAATATCTTGGCTAGATCCAGAGCTGGCACAGGGAAGACCATTGCATTTGAGATTCCCATATTGGAAAAAATCTCGTGGAGGAAGCGTCAGAAATG CCTTGCTGGTGCTGAAGTTGACGTCATTGTTGGCACTCCTAAAAGTGTCATTCAAATGTGCAAGATGGACGTAGTGAACTTGAATGCAGTGCAGTTTACTGTTCTGGTTGAGACTGCTCGGATGCTTGCAGTGGCTGTTAACGATGTGGGAGTCATAATGGAAAAGCTACCAACAAGATGCCAGAGAATTATGTTCTCAGCAGGCATATTGTCTCCTAATATACGAAAGTTTGCCAAGGAGTATTTTCGAGATCTTTTAACTATTGATTTGGTAAGTGCTTAG
- the LOC113288002 gene encoding DEAD-box ATP-dependent RNA helicase 53-like, with protein sequence MEMVDKGIKLFKIEAPMEGRESVSRSLIKGHANSGSTIVFTDSQTEANQLASVFKCEALKGGKRRDTLLRFHDGEFDLLFASDDVALGIDFPRVELVIHLEPPRNSEIFLARSSLAGNQGTAILIYSEKETEQTQEIQRKLWCNNIKTIHMIVGERGNNKMTLVRKVIGPGDGLGGKGVVHLVLKLVRSFLTPKPGLRVLFGFGGCFLVYFSFWFLRCHSGGEN encoded by the exons ATGGAGATGGTCGATAAAGGAATTAAATTGTTCAAGATTGAAGCACCCATGGAGGGAAGGGAATCAGTCTCGCGTTCTTTAATTAAA GGACATGCTAACAGTGGGAGCACTATTGTTTTCACAGATTCGCAAACAGAAGCTAATCAATTGGCTTCCGTATTCAAGTGTGAGGCACTAAAGGGTGGTAAACGACGAGACACACTTTTACGTTTCCATGATGGGGAATTTGATTTATTATTTGCCTCGGATGATGTTGCTCTTGGAATTGACTTTCCTAGAGTTGAACTT GTTATACATTTGGAGCCGCCCAGAAATTCGGAGATCTTTCTTGCTAGATCTAGTCTTGCGGGAAATCAAGGGACTGCAATTCTCATCTATTCTGAAAAAGAGACTGAGCAAACCCAAGAGATTCAGAGAAAATTGTGGTGCAACAATATCAAGACT ATACATATGATAGTTGGCGAAAGGGGAAACAACAAGATGACACTTGTTCGGAAAGTGATAG GTCCAGGGGACGGCCTAGGTGGTAAAGGAGTAGTTCATTTGGTCCTGAAGCTTGTTCGTTCTTTTTTGACACCAAAACCTGGCCTGAGAGTTCTTTTTGGATTTGGAGGCTGTTTCCTTGTTTACTTCTCTTTCTGGTTTTTGCGCTGCCATAGTGGGGGAGAGAACTGA